In the genome of Mauremys reevesii isolate NIE-2019 linkage group 6, ASM1616193v1, whole genome shotgun sequence, the window tttttttttaatttttcaaattaaaattacATACATTTAGAGTAACTTAAAATGAGTTCAAATTTGCCTGACATTTACCCCCTGAAAATGTGGGGAGAGGGAGTCATCTAAGTCCCTCTTGAGTCTCAAAGGATTTCCCATTTTTATAAACCAAACCATTGTGTGTTCCCAAAAGAGGGACTGGATTTGGGTGGGAGTTCAGCTCTAGGTGATGATAGCCCCTATAATCCCTGTCTTAAAGAGTTTTTTCAGGCTAGAACATTAGATTCTGCTATTACTATTCTGTTTTTACTAAATATAAGTCTAGAGGCCCCAGGACTTGTTCCTCCTTCATGCACTGAGGCATTCCCATTAGTTCTACTACCATCATTGAGGATTCTTATCCTAAAAGTTTGTCTGTTTTATCTGCCGGGTGTCTGAAAAGTAGCATCACCTAGCCTTTGCCTCAGAGATCTCCCCGGAACTCCTCAGATTTTGCTCCTGTATATTCTAAAAAGATTTAACTTATCTGCTTGCGACCAAGTCTTTTAGATGTCTTCTGCTCTCCACACCCTATCTAGGCCATGTAGAGGTTCTTCCATCTATTTTTACAAGCAAGTTTCTCCAAACTGGAGCTTCCGGATAAAGAAACTGGAGCTTCTTTAGCACTGTTTGACCATCTCCATGCCTCCCAAGAATGGGGTTATTAATAGCTATCAACAAATTAACTTGCCTCAGCATGTAATAGGTGGCAAAGCAAAAATGTGTCTGGTTCTTTCTTTTAACTTCATCCTGGACAGACAGCAATACACCAAAAAAGCATGTACCATTGTAAGGTCAATATGAAATCCCAGTGATCTAATTTAAATAGACCAAATTCTGAAATCCTTGATATTTTACTATATCTTTATTCAGGCGAAACGCCCATTGGAGTCAATAGCATAAAATCTGCATGTGGATTTCAGGATTTTGCCTGATGACTTTATTGCATGAAAAGGCAGTGAAATGTTGCCAAAGTAGAGCTGGCAAACTCAGATTGTCAGCTGCTTTGGAAAGCTGAAGGGGTAGTTGATATTATTCTAAGTTAAAtatgttttctttgtttaaacGCTGCCATACTTACCTGACAATCTTCAGGTAAAAAAACAATATATACATTGCCCACATGAATTCCATTCAACATtttagctttttttcttttttaaaaacagaagaacCCTTCACTCCCTAACCACACATACAATGTTTATCTCCACCTTTTGGGAACCAGGAAATCCAGTGTGGAAGCTGATGGTACACAGTGTTCTGAACTCACTTTGCCATTGTTTTCTCCACAGCAGCATGAGTTAATGATATAAAGAAGTTCAAACTTCAAACATTTTGGCTTTGAATTTTTATGTCACAACGATACTGCAATATATGCCTTCTTGTTTGTATTGTTGTATCCTTTAGTTACAGAGTTAAACTCTAGTGCCTGTGCACGCACGTTCAAGGAGAGGATTTGGCCCACAAGTGGGTTGGCTGAATTACACAGCAATATTACAATATATGCTGAACAATGTATCCAAGTACAGTACCATTAGATCATAAAGCTAATGTTTGATCCGAGCTTGATTTAAAGCATTAATTTCAAAGCTTCTCATTTTCCACTAACAGACAGATTTTGTAAACTGGTATCTTATTTGGTCATGAGACTATTTTAtaaatgcttaatttaaaaaaaatatataaactacACAATAAAATACAGGCCTTAGGAGAACATGAGAAAAAATAAAGGaatttctttattattatttttgaaggAAGGCAGACAATGCAGAAGGAATTAAATGCGATGAAAAATGAGGATGTATGTTTCAATGTTGACAAAACACACACATCACACTGCCTGAAGCCAATGGACCCCGATGTGAAGTCTCACAGAACTGCACCACTCAGTGAAGAATTCAGGGCACAGCTTGCACAGTTCCAGTATGGTCCTTCCCTAGGGGATATAGAAACCTTTCACGGATCCTTTGAAGGAGGGTCCCGGAAACGCAAAAGCATGCCCACAAAAATGCCTCACACTATCCCCACAGGAGATCCTACGTCACCATCACACGGATCTGAAAACAACAACGTATGCTCCCCCAGTCTTTCTTTGATGTACCAACAACCCACACAGCCCAAATACAACTCCCAAATGATTGATCTATGTAACATTGGCTTTCAGTTCTACAGAAATCTGGAGCACTTTGGAGCTAAGCCCATTAAACAAGAACCAATAAAGCCCAACATGATGTGGCCCAACACTCCTGCATTTGTGCAGACTCCTTACTCTTATTACCCAAAAGTCCACCCTGGCCTGATGTTTCCTTTTATTATGCCCCCAAACTTCCATTTCAGGAATTCCTTCCAACTGAAAAGACCCCCGGAGCCAGGATTCAGGAGGACTGAACCGAGGGAAAGTGGTGACAATAAACAGAAGGTGGAAAGAGTAGATGTCAACCTCCAGATTGACGACAGCTATTATGTTGATGTAGGGGGAGAACAAAAACGATGGCAATGCCCAATGTGTGAAAAGTCCTACACTTCCAAGTACAACCTGGTCACCCACATCTTGGGACATAGTGGCATCAAACCTCATGCTTGCACTCGGTGTGGCAAGCTTTTCAAGCAGTTGAGTCACTTGCACACTCATATGTTGACACACCAGGGCACTCGACCACATAAGTGCCAGGTCTGTCACAAGGCTTTCACCCAAACCAGTCACCTGAAGAGACATATGATGCAACACAGTGACATCAAGCCCTACAACTGTAGGATCTGTGGCAGAGGTTTTGCCTATCCAAGTGAGCTGAAAGCCCATGAGTCCAAGCATGAGAGTGGCCGAGAGAACATTTGTGTGGAGTGTGGTCTTGACTTTCCAACCCTGGCCCAGCTGAAGAGACATTTAACAACCCATCGAGGTCCTATACAATACAATTGCACAGAATGTGATAAAACTTTCCAGTACCCAAGCCAGCTGCAAAATCACATGATGAAGCACAAAGACATACGTCCATACATCTGTACTGAATGTGGCATGGAGTTTGTGCAGCCCCACCATCTCAAGCAACACTCTTTAACCCACAAGGTAAGACACTAATGATTAAATttgccccagctctgaaggccagcACAAGGATTATGCACCATTAAGGTCCCATTTAAGTCCCCAAAAGAACTGACATGGTATACAGGCCCTTGTAGAGGCCCTTTGTATGGATCTGAATTTTATGCAAAGAGAACCAAAACAGTATGGCCAATAACAGTAACTGGCTCTAGTCTTAACAAAAGCAATGCAAGAAAAAGACCATAACCAGGAGTTCAATCAAGTTGCTTGTATTGCTTTCCAAATTTCAATTAACATCCTCTGCTCCAGTTTGGTTTTTGAAAACCATAGTTTTGTATAACGATCTTTAGCAGTGAAACTGCTACAGAACTTTTTTTATACCTGTGCATAGGCAAGTATATTACTGCTTGGCAGATTTTGTATAAGCAGCTTCTGCACTATATTTagaaaaaccaaaccaacctCAATCATGTTATGTAGAAATAATCCAGAGTACAAgtgactagagctgggcaaaaaaggacctgatccaaagtccattgacatcaatgggagtctttgcaCTGGCGTCAATAGGTTTTGGATTAGGTATATAATTTGGAATGAATAACTGAAGAatgttttaaaacagaaaagaGTTTTCAACGTGATGTGTAACAACTGAAATCAGAATTATCCCAACATCACAAACATATTGTAAAGATCAATTTTAATCTAACaatcaaaatgcattttaatagacTAGTGCTGATAAACTAATGAACACATCCATATGTTTTATGAAGAATTGCTTTCAGatttgtgttttttcccccagggGTCTACTTTGGGTTAATGTTTAAATTTAAACATTAAGAACAGAGAAAATTGCAAAATTTAAGCATTATAAGCtaattttttaaagaataatCTCTATTTTCACTTCTGGTTTTCTTCCCAATTCCCCTGCTGTCGCTTCTGTAGAATCAACCCTTCTTTGGATTTACTCAATAATTTTAAACTTATCTAAAAGTCTAATAAAAACTTGCAATTAAAAAATGCAACACCCTCTTGCCCAAGAAAGAGCCTCTACTTTTCACCCACAATTAGTCAGGTGTGGTCAGTTGTGAGCACAATTTAAGTACTTAGCTGTCTAGCTGCCTGAGTGCAGCCTCAGATCAGGTAGTTGGGTATCTCAAAGCTATCATTCGTATCCACAGTTAATGTCTTATGCCTAGGGAGGGTCAATAATCCCCATGAAATGCCCAGTGCCACTAATATTATTGCTTAATTGCATGACTCTTTGCCTCTTACAAAAATTGAGCAGGTATTATTTTTCCATATTTTTCTTCAAAATAGAGGCAGGCTCTTTCTTTGTTACATAGGGCTtgatccaacacccactgaagtcaaagtcttaccattgacttcagcagggatTATCCCAGGCTCAATGTTATCAGATGTAGGCAAATTATTTTATGTCTCACTTAATAAGTTTATACATGTTTGACATGCTATTGGTATACATGCAATTGGTAGTTAAGCTATACAGTGGGGTAGACGAATATTGCCATTGGTTTGTCATTTGGGTGTCCTAGTGATATTAATacaaggtaaaattttcaaaagcaagcgACAGGCCACGACAACCTATTTTCTAAAAGGagttagatcaggggttctcagactgggggtcgggacccctcatgGGGTCGCAAGGATATTACTTggagggttgtgagctgtcagcctccaccccaaaccccgctttgtctccagcatttataatggcattaattatattttaaaagtgtttttaatttataaggggggggtcacactaaGAGGCTCGCTATGTGAAAGGCGTCACCAGCagaaaaatttgagaaccactgagttagatACTTCTGAAAATTTTCCCCACAGTGTTGTATAATCATTTCTCACCACTAATAAAATCACATGATGCTCTTGTAGCCTACAGGATGGTCTTGTGCCTAAGGCACAGAACAGAAATCAGGAGACCCGGGTTCAGTTTaatggctctgccacagacttcctgtgggaccttgggAAAGTGATTTCACTTCCCCATGCTTTGGTTTTCCCCCATGTGTGAAATGGAGAACATGCTCCCCTACATTAATGTTCATAAAGTGCTctgtgatccttggatgaaagcACCAAAGAAGTGCAAAAGATTAGCTAAACAGAGTTTGAAAGCTGAGGCAGAATAACCTGATATGACTGCTCTGTAAAACTTATTGAGGGAAGTGACACTTATTGTTCCTCAGTGCTATTTATACTGTTTTGTGGTATAGACATTTTATGGTTTCTTTTTCCACCTTTTAGAATCTTACAGAAATTGACCAGAAGAAAAAAGTATCCAAATATCTACCACTTCAGCAGGGTGATATTAACAAGAATTTAATGTATTCATTGCTTCACTAGCACAGCTTGAATATATATTCATATAACGGCTTTGAAAATAAATGACTGAAACAGGCACACCTATTCAATTTTCTGACTCTCTGTTTCCATAAGGGTGTGAAAGAGCACAAATGTGGGATCTGTGGCCGGGAGTTTACTCTGCTAGCCAACATGAAGAGACATGTGTTGATCCACACCAATATCCGAGCCTACCAGTGTCACCTGTGCTTCAAAAGCTTTGTGCAGAAACAGACTCTGAAGGCACACATGATTGTTCACTCTGATGTCAAGCCCTTTAAATGCAAGGTAAGCATTTCTCATGAGTTTGCAGAGGTACATCATCAGTGAATGCTCCTGAGATTTCATTATGTGTGGCCGGATGCAGTTGGAAAAGCAATGCCTAAAAGAATATTACATCTTTTTTCAAATTCACTTTTCAAAATAATTGTTTGGTTTCTTTTCTTAAGCCAAGTAGTTTCAGGGCAGGAATAACATCCAAAAAAAGGGGCAGGAGAACTTCCAGATTATTTTTcattccccccaacacacacacacacacacacccttaaatattatccatatTCTCAATCTTGAAATTGTAGTTTTGACTTAGTGAGTACTGAATGTAGTTGCTAGTctgataataataaaaatacctgACATTTATCTGGCATATTTCATTCTAAAGGAAGACAAAGTGCTCAACAACCTGATGCACCTATTAAACACACAGATCAAGGCATTGACCCTGGGAGTCACAGAAATGTACCAACATTAACAGTGCACCATAATTCTACACCATAGCTGGTGCAGGACACAAAGTACATCATAGCAAAACAGAACTACAGATAGATTTTGAATAGGCCAAATGTAATTGCCCCAAActgaaatttggccaggacattAGTATCCTAACAAAACAGACTTCTGAAAAATACTTGTTTGCCAATTTGTGGTGTCAACCAAATAACATAGGATCATCTTAGGCAGGATTGCTACTTCCATCAAGACAGCACACAGGAAATTAAAGGGATGTAAGCCACACCTAGATCTGAACTTCCCCTAAGTTTGGAGGCATTTAGATTTGTGGTTCTGGTTTACACCCACCTCTAATTCATAGGGAAGACATTCAAGTTTCTTTTCCTGCTTAAGGCTGGCCTGTACAATCATCCTTTTAGATTCTTTTATGTATTACTTCTTTTAACTGACCACATGGCTTAGTAATATAGCTTTATCTTAAAATGCCCAAACTTGCATGTTTCATTCTCACTTGGGTAACTATTAAGCACACAGTAACTGAGTGCAGCATAAATGCATAGTTTCTGCATAAACACTTGGAGATTGATCTGGGTGCAATCTCTGTAAATTCTTCATTCAACAGTCTGGAACTAGATTGGTTCTTAAGGGAAACCAAGAGTAGAGCTAatcaaaaaaatttaaattaaatagttttctgttggaaactgcaattttgtcaaaatcaaaatgtttaataGGCATATAATAATttcaattaaaatgttaaatgggAAAAAGTCTAAACAAATTGTTTAaactttcttgttttgtttcaataatgttgaaacattttgttttgactttatcATTTCAATTCTGCTTgttcatatttttatatattatttcattttattatagTGATATTTAACATTATAGCATATTGTATTTAATGTTATATTCTACTGTCCCGATATTACCAAAACAAAACGTTTTTaccttatcaaaacaaaatgttttgatggtACCAAATACATTAATTTCTAAATTTTTGATCTATGGGAAATTTCAAAACTTTCAGCCTTTCGTTCTGATTCAGAACAAACTGGAGTAGTAAGCAACATGTTTTTCAGCTAGTAGCAAAAGCTTCAGTGGAACACCTGTTTTTTTCCTATCTCCACCCAATGTCCCCTCTCAGAACAGAAACAAGTAAGTGGACCAGATTCTTCCCACAACACTGGTGTGAATCAGAAGTAATGCCTCTGAAATCAAATGGAGTTGTACTGCTATAAGTGAGGGGTATAGCAAGGCCCTAGCTTTTGGGATTTCCCTTGCCTGTCTGGCAGAATCCCCAAAGGAAACTTGGATTAGTCAAGCTCTTTTGGATGGTATTCAGAGGGTTAAGGCAATGACCAGATAGCAGCCTTTTGGCACCAAGCTCCTCCTCAGCAGAAGGAAGGATATAGCTGCATGAACTGCGTGCTTAACAATGGCTCATATGTCCCTAGGGAACCGCCTGCAAATAGATTTCATCTTGCTTTCTCTTGTACTTTTCAAAGTTTCCTGTTTTCTCACGGTCCTTTTGGACAGTTTACagtctttctccctctccctctctctctctctctgtgaggaaAGGAACACCCTTcttatgaagaaaaaaaatagaagaaGAATGTAAGGGAAGGACAGCACAGCAGTGGCCTTTCTATCTCACTGCAGGCTGCAATTTTCATGGCTTTTTTCTCATAGCAAAAGAAAACACAAGGTTTTCCTATATGTCTAATCACAGCCACGCACAGACTATCTGGTGCTAGGGAGTAGAAAATAGCTGTGCCTTGTGTTTCCTCACCCAGCTGCAGCTTGTAATCTCATTTGGCTCATTCTCTGAAGGGTGAAGATCCTtgcagcttttaaaaaataaagtctaGGCTTCCATATTAACAAAAAAATACTACAGTAATCTACAGCAATTGCTCCTACTGGTACACTATTGCTATAGTAAAATGTGCAGACTGCTTCTACTGAAATTAATAGGAGGTTTGCCGTtggcactgaaatcaatagaatttGGACCTTTAATATAGAACAATACGGTTTTCTCTCCAATACTGCCAAGTACACTTGGTAGCTTCCATCTTGGAGTAAGAGATTAATTCATGCTCATTCGGTCCTCGACTTCTCTTCCAGGACTGCCCACAAGGGTGCTAGTGTGTACAAGTTTCCCCATTATATCCAGGAGCATTGTTTCAAACCAGTAGCCAATGACAATGAAATcatgttttaaaagctttttaaagACTCATAAAATGCTTGACAGATTCTAATAGCAAGACTTTGGAGGGTGGTGCTTTCTGCTATGGGTTACTGCATAGCATGAGCAAATGGCTCAGCTTACTCAAAGTTTTGTAATGAAGTACCTGTAAGCCAGTGGGCCAGACTCACTGGCCAGTGCATCAAACCAGCAGCTCTCTCAGCAGCTATAGGAGTTCAGTTCCTTTTTGTCAGGGATGGAGTTTTATTTCTCACAAATAAACCAGTTTAACATAAGTTCCACATGTAAACCATGTCCTTTCCCCTGACCTGGGATCTCTCACAGTAAACTGTCTGCTCCCTGTTGATCTCACTGCCTGGGAATTAAGAGCCTCTTTACTATATTCTGCTGGAGTTTTCTTCCAACAGACTGGCTTCCAGCCTTGCTAGCCGGCTCCCAGCAGGGTTCCACTCCCAGGCTGTCAGCCTGGGACTTAAGGAGAGCCTCTCTGCTCCCTTTTTCTCTCTGGCCTGCTCCCTGAACTCAAGATGTCATTTATATATCCACAGACCTGACTCTGAGTCACAATCTTCTACCATGTGACCCTGGAACTTATTCCCTTCAGTTGGGAAGGTAGGCTAAGCCTGGCAGAGAGTGGAACTGAGTCCGAAACCCCACAGAGGACCAGCTCGTCCTGTAATAGTGCCCCTCACTGCCACCCTCTCTCCCCAAAAGATATAATTTTATTT includes:
- the ZNF366 gene encoding zinc finger protein 366 translates to MQKELNAMKNEDVCFNVDKTHTSHCLKPMDPDVKSHRTAPLSEEFRAQLAQFQYGPSLGDIETFHGSFEGGSRKRKSMPTKMPHTIPTGDPTSPSHGSENNNVCSPSLSLMYQQPTQPKYNSQMIDLCNIGFQFYRNLEHFGAKPIKQEPIKPNMMWPNTPAFVQTPYSYYPKVHPGLMFPFIMPPNFHFRNSFQLKRPPEPGFRRTEPRESGDNKQKVERVDVNLQIDDSYYVDVGGEQKRWQCPMCEKSYTSKYNLVTHILGHSGIKPHACTRCGKLFKQLSHLHTHMLTHQGTRPHKCQVCHKAFTQTSHLKRHMMQHSDIKPYNCRICGRGFAYPSELKAHESKHESGRENICVECGLDFPTLAQLKRHLTTHRGPIQYNCTECDKTFQYPSQLQNHMMKHKDIRPYICTECGMEFVQPHHLKQHSLTHKGVKEHKCGICGREFTLLANMKRHVLIHTNIRAYQCHLCFKSFVQKQTLKAHMIVHSDVKPFKCKLCGKEFNRMHNLMGHMHLHSDSKPFKCLYCPSKFTLKGNLTRHMKVKHGVMERGFHSQGFGRGRITLSQTGVLRNLEQEEPFDLSQKSQGKGISFHSDGESAKGSSCQEEEEDNCYEAEQYSPVMYHHENNKLYMPRDLSSKPDYVMKDFKESYCDEKEEMLREGGLEKGKGNQDKEENQEERGFANNKECLSFRPFEKARLSHSLSDYLYFKHRKNSLKELLERKMEKQAILIGI